The Chryseobacterium sp. 52 genome includes a region encoding these proteins:
- a CDS encoding sigma-54-dependent transcriptional regulator, protein MRKKEAHILIVDDNEDILFSARVWLKKFFSEVSCLSHPTKILKFILEHQIDAVVLDMNFRKGFENGQDGLYWMNEIKTLEPQLPIILMTAYGEVELAIEGLKKGASDFILKPWNNEKLYASVNLAVDISRKNKKLSQWENINQKSNQYRLDSHSLKMQEILDQIKKVSPTDANILLLGENGTGKYVLAESIHEQSDRKNEPFVHIDLGSISENLFEAELFGYKKGAFTDAHEDYAGKIENTQNGTVFLDEIGNLPLQLQTKLLSLIQNKKLSRIGETKERILDVRFIFATNENLKKAVAENRFRQDLYYRINTVEINIPALRERQEDIEILATYFLDRYKQKYHKPDLELSESLLSQLKNYPWPGNIRELDHCIERSVILSNDKNLQLLMPQLEEQENTITNLNIEEMEEMLIKKALKKHQGNISLASEDLGLSRAALYRRMEKFGL, encoded by the coding sequence ATGCGTAAAAAAGAAGCTCATATATTGATTGTAGATGATAATGAAGATATTTTATTTTCTGCAAGGGTCTGGCTCAAGAAATTTTTCTCGGAGGTAAGCTGCCTTAGCCATCCCACAAAAATTCTGAAATTTATCCTTGAACACCAGATCGATGCTGTTGTTTTGGATATGAATTTCCGGAAAGGATTTGAAAATGGTCAGGATGGCCTGTACTGGATGAATGAAATAAAAACACTTGAACCACAGCTTCCTATCATTCTGATGACGGCTTATGGTGAAGTGGAATTGGCTATTGAAGGTTTAAAAAAGGGAGCGTCTGATTTTATCCTCAAACCCTGGAATAACGAAAAACTGTACGCCTCTGTAAATCTTGCCGTGGATATTTCACGAAAAAATAAAAAGCTGAGTCAATGGGAGAACATCAATCAGAAAAGCAATCAGTACCGGCTGGACAGTCATTCGCTTAAAATGCAGGAAATTCTTGATCAAATAAAAAAGGTCTCTCCTACGGATGCCAATATTCTTCTTTTGGGTGAAAACGGAACGGGAAAATATGTTTTGGCGGAATCTATTCATGAACAGTCTGACAGAAAAAATGAACCTTTTGTGCATATTGATCTGGGAAGTATTTCTGAGAATCTTTTTGAAGCTGAATTATTCGGATATAAAAAGGGAGCATTTACAGATGCCCATGAGGATTATGCCGGAAAAATAGAAAACACCCAGAACGGAACTGTTTTTCTGGATGAAATAGGCAATCTTCCACTTCAGCTCCAGACTAAACTGCTTAGCCTGATCCAAAACAAAAAACTCTCCAGAATTGGTGAGACAAAAGAAAGGATATTGGATGTACGCTTTATTTTTGCGACTAATGAGAACCTGAAAAAAGCTGTGGCGGAGAACCGTTTTCGCCAGGATTTATATTACAGAATTAACACGGTGGAAATTAATATTCCCGCTTTAAGAGAAAGGCAGGAAGACATAGAGATTCTGGCTACTTATTTCTTAGACCGCTACAAACAGAAATACCATAAGCCGGATTTAGAGTTATCTGAAAGCTTATTATCTCAGCTCAAAAATTATCCGTGGCCCGGAAATATCCGTGAACTGGACCATTGCATAGAACGAAGTGTAATTTTATCCAATGACAAAAATCTTCAGCTGTTGATGCCCCAACTGGAAGAACAGGAAAATACAATCACCAATCTTAATATTGAAGAGATGGAAGAAATGCTCATTAAAAAAGCACTGAAAAAACATCAGGGCAACATATCTTTGGCTTCTGAAGACCTGGGGCTCTCAAGAGCCGCTTTATACAGAAGAATGGAAAAATTCGGGTTATAA
- a CDS encoding sensor histidine kinase yields the protein MRKIVHYSLIACILLIQVIIAVFFYNEFVNEKKLNFIKNQLEESKALGGLTDDSRRNFIDAQNYFQKYIVSQDDKDLQLYFQSLRKLKGNFDKIGEYESISPRLKSSLAQQKKDTLGVTRLKTLIDSAYQFSKNPPAKVEDTPYELKKYKNNFENMNIQTHTYSDTIKKKGFMGRLKDAISGKVEVQKENTVITLTNNKTLDISNVKSEMDNAIKSMDKHYSDEVKKVQLNAAKSQRDNLHFYNNFSKLLVYSNGLISVYEKAIKDFKSELEKEYNKQSSDNNKIRTYLVLGLMILMFIVSVLIMYLTRMAFIYESKLNAANDEIKRNLNFKNRILGMLSHELMSPLKIINIFIDKINRTTKDETTKDYLKSIKFTNSTLLIQSNQILDYTKNQEAEKKLIKTVFNLKDEIHSIVTAITPYIETRNNKFVVTDRIPADMVVNSDNIKMNQIFMNILGNANKFTENGQIDLVMATEQKGENVVSLIATVSDTGVGISDSDLEKIFEPYYQGLMSDKMDNFGAGLGLSLCKEIIELFDGGIAVSSKLHKGTKVTFSINLNISNNGGAN from the coding sequence TACAGGTCATTATAGCTGTATTTTTTTATAATGAATTTGTCAATGAAAAGAAGCTGAATTTTATTAAAAATCAATTAGAAGAAAGTAAGGCTTTAGGTGGTTTAACTGATGATTCAAGAAGAAATTTCATAGATGCCCAAAATTACTTTCAGAAGTATATCGTGAGTCAGGATGACAAAGATCTTCAACTTTATTTTCAATCTCTTAGAAAGCTTAAAGGTAATTTTGATAAAATAGGGGAGTATGAAAGCATAAGCCCAAGATTAAAAAGCAGTTTGGCGCAGCAGAAAAAAGATACGCTGGGCGTTACAAGGCTGAAAACACTGATAGATTCTGCTTATCAGTTTTCTAAAAATCCCCCTGCAAAGGTTGAGGATACCCCCTATGAGCTGAAAAAGTACAAGAATAACTTTGAAAATATGAACATTCAGACCCATACCTATTCTGATACCATTAAAAAGAAAGGTTTTATGGGGCGCTTGAAAGATGCCATTTCCGGAAAAGTAGAAGTTCAGAAAGAAAATACCGTTATTACTTTAACCAACAATAAAACGTTAGATATTTCCAACGTAAAATCAGAAATGGATAATGCCATAAAATCTATGGATAAACATTATTCGGATGAGGTGAAAAAAGTTCAGTTAAATGCAGCCAAAAGCCAGCGGGATAACCTGCATTTTTACAACAATTTCAGTAAATTACTGGTGTATAGCAACGGGTTGATCAGTGTTTATGAAAAAGCCATTAAAGACTTTAAATCAGAATTAGAAAAAGAATATAATAAACAGAGTTCAGATAACAATAAAATCAGAACCTATCTGGTACTGGGATTAATGATTTTAATGTTCATTGTATCAGTTCTGATCATGTATTTGACAAGAATGGCATTCATCTACGAATCCAAGCTTAATGCGGCCAATGATGAAATTAAAAGGAATCTTAATTTCAAAAACAGAATACTTGGAATGCTGAGCCACGAATTAATGTCACCATTAAAAATCATCAATATTTTTATCGATAAGATCAACAGAACGACAAAGGATGAAACGACAAAAGACTATCTTAAGTCCATCAAGTTTACCAACAGTACTTTGCTCATACAGTCAAATCAAATCTTAGATTATACAAAAAATCAGGAGGCTGAAAAGAAACTTATAAAAACAGTCTTTAATCTTAAAGATGAAATTCATTCTATTGTGACAGCGATCACGCCTTATATAGAAACCAGAAATAATAAGTTTGTGGTAACAGACAGAATACCCGCAGATATGGTTGTAAATTCTGATAATATAAAAATGAATCAGATCTTTATGAACATCTTGGGAAATGCCAATAAATTTACAGAAAACGGACAAATTGATCTTGTCATGGCAACCGAACAGAAAGGAGAAAATGTGGTTTCTCTGATCGCAACAGTCAGTGATACAGGAGTAGGAATATCTGATTCTGATCTGGAGAAAATCTTTGAACCCTATTACCAAGGCTTGATGTCTGACAAAATGGATAACTTTGGGGCCGGATTAGGACTGAGTCTGTGTAAAGAAATCATAGAACTTTTTGATGGCGGTATAGCTGTTTCAAGCAAGCTTCATAAAGGGACAAAAGTAACATTCAGTATTAATTTAAATATCAGTAATAATGGGGGAGCCAATTGA
- a CDS encoding ABC transporter permease: protein MLNNWLKIAFINYKKNWLSTAINLFGLTVGLTGFMLILLHWNDEESFEKWNPVKDQIYYFQTFHKKENSYGNNISVPMARRAKDVIPGVEDYVLFNGSGIGLKMTTKLKTVYQQEGMTATESFFKFFPFKLVSGTYKNALKGEGVIALSTTAAKNLFGTINAAGESVKFDGKNYVVTAVYELPKENSQIKPEFIINPVEQIKDDEKNWGNFNYGCFFMIKKGADPTVIRQKFITEIFEYRAKLDKDSSGMTPQQYLDLYGPTDSVLTPIDQIKLHAKASWFGSPDFKTIMILFTLSVLIVVLSAINFINLKTAQASQRAKEIGVRKAIGSTRSNLIVQFLLETFVICIASYLLSLALTELLLPGFNKFFDKDMKMNDWHIYFYSFVMVVMVTLISGLIPAMYLSNFKAIETLKGNFARSKHGIWLRNGILTLQLIISSFFIIGGLIVNQQVKHMMDKDLGYSGKQILIVNFNDSNPKPWLKYERLKTEMSKIQGVAEVSYGEIVPGSNRSSSSNVDFMDKSIQAQHGSMDYNYLQFMNVKLKKGRWLDPNLTSDTINTALVNEAFVKKLGWKDDEALKNEIRPGFDSKKYHIVGIVKDFNIRSLRSQIEPIVFFHYKETAWKRMNVYNIQLKIKPDDIDGTVKRIKKYWSGSVEPGYPVEHFFVDQKFAKTFEKYKKQQTLFTILNAMVLMVALLGLFALSSLMIEQKLKDVAIKKTLGASDGILIMGLTKQFLWITLTAVLISIPISYYLMNEWLKDFAYRIDMPVWPFIISLLTLLVLTFAVVSIKAYKATKVSLVKYLKYE from the coding sequence ATGCTAAATAACTGGCTTAAAATAGCTTTTATCAATTATAAAAAAAACTGGTTGTCTACTGCAATCAATTTATTTGGACTTACGGTTGGTCTTACCGGCTTTATGTTGATTCTATTACACTGGAATGATGAAGAATCATTTGAAAAATGGAATCCTGTAAAAGATCAGATCTACTATTTTCAGACCTTTCATAAAAAAGAGAATTCTTACGGGAATAATATCTCTGTTCCAATGGCAAGACGTGCCAAAGATGTGATTCCGGGCGTAGAGGATTATGTTTTGTTCAACGGTTCCGGAATAGGACTTAAAATGACCACCAAGCTCAAAACAGTCTATCAGCAGGAAGGAATGACGGCTACGGAAAGCTTTTTTAAGTTCTTTCCCTTTAAGCTGGTGTCCGGAACCTATAAAAATGCTTTGAAAGGAGAAGGTGTTATTGCGTTGTCAACGACTGCTGCTAAAAACCTGTTTGGGACAATAAATGCTGCCGGAGAGAGTGTGAAATTTGACGGCAAAAACTATGTGGTAACGGCTGTTTATGAGTTGCCAAAAGAAAACAGCCAGATTAAACCGGAATTTATCATCAACCCGGTAGAACAGATTAAAGATGATGAAAAGAATTGGGGAAATTTCAATTATGGTTGCTTTTTTATGATTAAAAAAGGCGCAGATCCTACTGTAATACGACAGAAATTTATAACAGAAATTTTTGAATACAGAGCAAAACTGGACAAGGATTCTTCCGGAATGACCCCTCAGCAATATCTTGACCTGTATGGTCCGACAGATAGTGTGCTGACTCCTATCGATCAGATAAAACTTCACGCAAAAGCATCTTGGTTTGGATCGCCTGATTTTAAAACCATTATGATATTATTTACCCTTTCTGTTTTAATTGTTGTTTTATCAGCTATTAACTTCATTAATCTGAAAACGGCACAGGCTTCTCAAAGAGCAAAGGAAATTGGAGTAAGAAAAGCGATTGGCAGCACAAGATCCAATCTTATTGTTCAGTTTTTGCTGGAAACGTTTGTCATTTGCATCGCTTCCTATCTGCTTTCACTGGCTTTAACAGAGCTTCTTTTACCAGGCTTCAACAAGTTTTTTGATAAGGATATGAAGATGAATGACTGGCATATCTACTTTTATTCCTTTGTAATGGTGGTAATGGTAACCTTGATTTCCGGATTGATTCCGGCCATGTATCTGTCCAATTTCAAAGCGATAGAAACCCTGAAAGGAAATTTTGCAAGAAGCAAACACGGCATTTGGCTGAGAAACGGAATCCTGACTTTACAGCTGATTATTTCATCATTCTTCATTATTGGCGGGCTGATCGTGAATCAACAGGTGAAACATATGATGGACAAAGATCTTGGCTACAGCGGGAAACAGATTTTGATAGTCAACTTCAATGATTCTAATCCAAAGCCATGGCTGAAATATGAAAGACTTAAAACAGAGATGAGCAAAATTCAGGGAGTGGCTGAAGTTTCTTATGGAGAGATTGTTCCCGGAAGCAACAGATCCAGCAGCTCAAATGTTGATTTTATGGACAAAAGTATTCAGGCTCAGCACGGATCTATGGATTACAATTACCTGCAGTTTATGAATGTTAAACTTAAAAAAGGCCGTTGGCTGGATCCTAATCTTACTTCTGATACCATCAATACTGCTTTGGTTAATGAGGCTTTTGTGAAAAAATTAGGCTGGAAAGATGATGAAGCTTTAAAGAATGAGATACGCCCGGGATTTGATAGCAAAAAATATCATATTGTAGGTATCGTAAAAGACTTTAATATCAGAAGTTTGAGATCGCAAATAGAACCCATTGTGTTTTTTCATTATAAGGAAACAGCCTGGAAAAGAATGAATGTCTATAATATTCAGCTTAAAATAAAACCTGATGATATTGACGGAACGGTAAAAAGAATTAAGAAATACTGGTCAGGATCAGTAGAACCGGGATATCCTGTTGAACATTTTTTTGTTGATCAGAAATTTGCCAAAACTTTTGAGAAATACAAAAAACAGCAAACCCTTTTCACCATTCTGAATGCCATGGTATTGATGGTGGCATTGTTAGGTCTGTTTGCTTTATCTTCATTAATGATTGAACAGAAACTGAAAGATGTAGCGATTAAAAAGACATTAGGTGCTTCAGACGGAATTTTAATCATGGGACTGACGAAACAATTCCTTTGGATTACACTCACTGCTGTTCTTATAAGCATTCCGATCAGTTATTATCTGATGAACGAATGGCTGAAAGACTTTGCTTACCGAATTGATATGCCGGTTTGGCCATTCATTATAAGTCTTCTTACTCTGCTAGTTTTAACATTCGCTGTCGTGAGTATTAAAGCCTATAAAGCGACAAAAGTAAGCCTTGTGAAGTATCTTAAATATGAATGA
- a CDS encoding sensor histidine kinase has product MGKHNYISLTYISLAIVCGILSYHFFLIEKWINVLLFSTLIVILILLANSSFLSQIAKTEKIIQAIIKKDFSLFPKENGAELMSSSVQLYYQSKNEHLSLSSYKLLYESILDQMDIGLMILSETDKEWKVFYVNPTFLNILEIPKYNSWKLYATKIPEFYRIIEETNYESWQEFLDISIRQNAKQSFSMRTKQVKNVQHSFYVITLESVQKIIEQKEKLAWNNLMKVISHELLNTLTPVNSLIQNLEYISNQDTINKEDQEEMKESLMIITSKSKQLLNFVDNYRQVAELPKPILKSVSLKKITESAVDFLKHEFEKNHIQVVLDLEEHFVSADLKMIERSLINLYLNAIFAVSEKEEKIIKTSIKSHNNRVILTLTDNGSGITDEIKSKIFLPFFTTRNGGSGIGLTLSKSIMEAHRGYLIYHAQEEGSSFEMWFLQ; this is encoded by the coding sequence ATGGGTAAACATAATTACATCTCGTTGACTTACATTTCGTTGGCTATCGTCTGTGGAATATTATCCTATCATTTCTTCTTAATAGAAAAATGGATTAATGTGCTTCTTTTTTCTACCCTGATTGTTATTTTAATCCTTTTAGCCAATTCCTCATTTTTATCTCAAATTGCAAAAACGGAAAAAATTATTCAAGCCATCATCAAAAAAGATTTTTCACTATTTCCAAAAGAAAATGGCGCTGAACTCATGAGCAGCAGTGTACAATTATATTACCAGAGTAAAAATGAACACCTTTCTTTATCTTCCTATAAACTACTGTATGAAAGTATTTTAGATCAAATGGACATCGGTCTGATGATTTTATCTGAGACCGATAAGGAGTGGAAAGTATTTTATGTGAATCCTACCTTCCTGAATATACTGGAAATCCCAAAATATAATTCATGGAAGCTGTACGCCACTAAAATTCCTGAATTTTATAGAATTATTGAGGAGACAAATTATGAAAGCTGGCAGGAATTTCTTGATATTTCTATCCGTCAAAATGCGAAACAGTCTTTTTCTATGAGAACAAAACAGGTGAAAAATGTTCAGCACAGTTTTTACGTTATCACTTTAGAATCTGTTCAGAAAATCATTGAACAAAAAGAAAAACTGGCCTGGAACAACCTCATGAAAGTTATTTCTCACGAGCTTTTAAATACATTAACTCCGGTCAACAGTCTTATCCAGAATCTGGAATACATTAGTAATCAAGACACCATCAATAAGGAAGATCAGGAAGAAATGAAAGAAAGCCTGATGATTATCACTTCAAAATCAAAACAGCTTCTCAATTTCGTTGACAATTACCGCCAGGTGGCCGAACTCCCCAAACCGATTCTTAAAAGTGTTTCTCTGAAAAAAATTACAGAGTCTGCGGTTGATTTTTTAAAACATGAATTTGAAAAGAATCATATTCAGGTGGTTTTAGATTTGGAAGAACATTTTGTTTCCGCGGATCTTAAAATGATTGAACGAAGCCTTATCAATCTCTATCTCAACGCTATATTTGCCGTCTCTGAAAAGGAAGAAAAGATCATTAAAACATCTATAAAGTCCCATAACAACCGGGTTATTTTAACATTAACAGACAATGGCTCAGGGATTACCGATGAAATTAAAAGTAAAATATTTCTGCCGTTTTTTACCACAAGAAACGGAGGTTCCGGAATTGGCTTAACCCTTTCCAAAAGCATTATGGAAGCCCATCGGGGATATCTTATCTACCATGCACAGGAAGAGGGCAGTTCTTTCGAGATGTGGTTTCTGCAATAA
- a CDS encoding ABC transporter ATP-binding protein yields the protein MINVQNLSKIYKTEDVQTNALNNISLHIKEGEFVAIMGPSGCGKSTFLNILGLLDDASTGSYKFAEVETVKAGEKKKSAIRKKNIGFIFQNFNLIDELSVYENIELPLIYNGISSSERKRRVEEIMEQINIGHRANHYPQQLSGGQQQRAAVARALVTKPQLILADEPTGNLDSSNGNEVMNLLAELHREGSTIVMVTHSSYDAGFASRIVNMKDGEIFNEEHASQRRDVFEKADAQEIR from the coding sequence ATGATCAATGTTCAGAATCTTTCTAAAATCTATAAAACTGAAGACGTACAGACCAATGCTTTGAATAACATCAGTCTTCATATCAAAGAAGGGGAGTTTGTAGCTATAATGGGGCCTTCAGGCTGCGGAAAATCTACATTTCTTAATATTCTTGGCTTGCTGGATGATGCCTCTACAGGGTCTTACAAATTTGCAGAAGTGGAAACTGTAAAAGCTGGCGAAAAAAAGAAATCTGCTATCCGAAAGAAAAATATAGGCTTCATTTTCCAGAATTTTAATCTGATAGATGAGCTTAGTGTCTATGAAAATATAGAATTACCATTAATTTATAACGGAATTTCCTCTTCTGAAAGGAAAAGAAGGGTAGAGGAAATTATGGAGCAAATCAATATAGGTCACCGTGCCAATCATTATCCACAACAGCTTTCGGGAGGTCAGCAGCAGAGAGCAGCCGTTGCAAGAGCCCTGGTAACAAAACCTCAATTGATTCTTGCCGATGAACCTACAGGAAATCTTGACAGTTCCAATGGAAATGAAGTCATGAATCTCCTGGCAGAACTTCACAGAGAAGGTTCCACCATTGTAATGGTAACGCACTCTTCCTACGACGCAGGCTTTGCTTCCAGAATTGTCAATATGAAGGACGGTGAAATATTTAACGAAGAACATGCTTCCCAAAGAAGAGATGTTTTCGAAAAAGCGGATGCTCAGGAAATCCGGTAG
- a CDS encoding response regulator transcription factor, whose translation MGEPIENKEIVFLLADDHSIVRQGMEILIDEIVPNAKVYHTSSLQQVVELVKSKDIEIAIIDAHFPDGNSLHILPEMKSANPNIKILVFTGLEEDLHVLKFIKAGANGYLSKLSEEEEVRLAISEMVSKGEYLSALSRKLLIQFVHNPDLMNPLSRLTNRELQIAEMYAEGLGNLEIANHLDIKQNTVSTIKKNIFDKLKIENLVELIDLIKTHHNI comes from the coding sequence ATGGGGGAGCCAATTGAAAATAAAGAAATTGTATTCCTTTTGGCAGACGATCATAGTATTGTAAGGCAGGGAATGGAAATTCTGATAGATGAAATTGTTCCAAATGCTAAAGTCTACCACACTTCATCTTTACAACAGGTTGTGGAACTCGTGAAATCAAAGGACATAGAAATAGCAATTATTGATGCTCATTTTCCGGACGGGAACAGTCTGCATATTCTGCCAGAGATGAAAAGTGCAAATCCCAATATTAAAATTTTGGTCTTTACAGGACTTGAAGAAGATTTGCATGTTCTCAAATTCATAAAAGCAGGCGCCAACGGCTATCTGAGTAAATTAAGTGAAGAAGAAGAAGTAAGACTGGCAATCTCGGAGATGGTAAGCAAAGGAGAATATCTTTCTGCCCTTTCCCGGAAATTGCTGATACAGTTTGTTCACAATCCGGATTTAATGAATCCTCTTAGCCGTCTGACAAACAGAGAGCTGCAGATTGCAGAAATGTATGCAGAAGGTCTTGGGAACCTGGAAATTGCCAATCATCTGGATATCAAACAGAATACAGTCAGTACAATCAAAAAAAATATCTTTGACAAATTGAAGATTGAAAACCTTGTTGAACTGATCGACCTCATTAAAACCCACCATAACATCTAG
- a CDS encoding efflux RND transporter periplasmic adaptor subunit, which translates to MDTKIVKKKSKLKIVLVGLMIIVAGSLFSLYFVKQKKTYNVSAEEIQMEEVTRGKFEDMLMLTAQTQSLNSSLVNVLEGGAIKEIFAEDGQILTKGQPIAQVYNPNTEFNYLNQETGIMQQISQMRSTLLELKNQEFIQDKELLQSQNDYNTALQSFNLQKRLYDAEIGKKTDYDISLQNLNYQKQRKSIVEKGSFNEKKSRNSQMSAVNSSIGQMERSLQILHSNKNNFLIMAPASGRLSSFNVSIGENLTTGQSIGKIDLMDGYKLVAKVDEYYINKLQNGIKGSLDNDGKQYNVIITKILPEVKDGQFSVELNFTDVKPQNLKIGMTFGVKLKLSADTQSVMVPKGNFYKDTNGKWIFVVKGNKAEKRNIVLGRENPLFYEVVSGLKSGETVITSDYSDIKKYEILEIKNKK; encoded by the coding sequence ATGGATACGAAAATAGTAAAAAAGAAATCTAAATTGAAAATTGTTTTAGTCGGATTGATGATAATAGTGGCAGGATCACTGTTCAGTCTGTATTTTGTTAAACAGAAAAAGACGTATAATGTTTCAGCGGAAGAAATTCAGATGGAAGAAGTTACCCGTGGAAAATTTGAAGATATGCTGATGCTTACTGCGCAGACACAATCTTTAAATTCCTCTCTGGTGAATGTTTTGGAAGGCGGTGCCATAAAAGAAATATTTGCCGAAGATGGACAGATTCTAACGAAAGGGCAGCCCATTGCACAAGTGTACAACCCCAATACAGAATTTAATTACCTGAATCAGGAAACGGGAATCATGCAGCAGATCAGCCAGATGAGAAGTACCCTGCTTGAACTTAAAAATCAGGAATTTATTCAGGACAAAGAATTATTACAGTCCCAGAATGATTATAATACGGCTTTACAATCGTTTAATTTGCAGAAACGTCTTTATGATGCCGAAATCGGGAAAAAGACAGATTATGATATCAGTCTTCAGAATCTAAATTACCAGAAACAACGAAAATCAATCGTAGAAAAAGGATCTTTTAATGAAAAAAAATCCCGAAACTCACAAATGTCTGCCGTCAATTCCTCTATCGGTCAAATGGAAAGAAGCCTTCAGATTCTGCATTCCAATAAAAACAATTTCCTGATCATGGCTCCGGCTTCAGGAAGACTGTCATCATTTAATGTTTCAATCGGTGAAAATCTGACAACAGGGCAGAGCATTGGTAAAATAGATTTGATGGATGGCTATAAATTAGTGGCCAAAGTAGATGAATACTACATCAATAAACTTCAAAACGGAATCAAAGGAAGTCTGGATAATGATGGTAAACAATACAATGTGATCATCACTAAAATTTTACCGGAAGTAAAAGACGGACAGTTTTCTGTAGAACTTAACTTTACAGATGTAAAACCACAAAACCTTAAAATAGGGATGACCTTTGGGGTTAAACTGAAACTTTCCGCAGATACGCAGAGCGTCATGGTTCCTAAAGGTAATTTCTATAAAGATACCAACGGAAAATGGATCTTCGTGGTAAAAGGAAATAAAGCAGAAAAAAGAAACATTGTTTTGGGGCGTGAAAATCCTTTATTTTACGAAGTAGTTTCAGGATTGAAAAGCGGGGAAACAGTGATTACATCTGACTATTCAGATATTAAAAAATACGAAATCCTTGAGATTAAAAATAAAAAATAA